A stretch of Ipomoea triloba cultivar NCNSP0323 chromosome 11, ASM357664v1 DNA encodes these proteins:
- the LOC115997614 gene encoding NAC domain-containing protein 90-like, producing MEDMPVGFRFYPTEEELVSFYLGNKLRGERPDIDLVIPVVNIYLHRPWELPQLAGVASYGDDEQWFYFMPGPENIARGGKPNRLTTEGYWKATGCPSLVFSINNRVIGEKRTMVFYTGRAPNGTKTEWKINEYKAVHGEASASAPLSDLELRQEFSLCRLYKKPKCDRAFDRRPLGVTTVRRRIAQQPPPQDSVQTAAMILPQQDNNPPANNMSGAGNSSPASGDAVIPSNNAMGTQVFWDNLTPIWDWEDCFNLL from the exons ATGGAGGATATGCCGGTGGGGTTTAGGTTTTATCCCACAGAAGAAGAGCTGGTGTCGTTTTACCTGGGAAACAAGCTCCGAGGAGAACGACCGGATATTGACCTTGTTATCCCTGTCGTCAACATTTATCTGCACAGACCATGGGAGCTCCCAC AGCTCGCCGGAGTGGCTAGCTATGGAGACGACGAGCAGTGGTTTTACTTCATGCCGGGGCCGGAAAACATTGCCCGAGGAGGAAAACCGAACAGGCTGACAACAGAAGGATACTGGAAAGCCACCGGATGTCCCAGTCTTGTGTTCTCCATAAACAATCGAGTCATTGGGGAGAAAAGGACGATGGTGTTTTATACAGGAAGGGCTCCAAATGGAACAAAGACTGAATGGAAGATTAACGAGTACAAGGCTGTCCATGGTGAAGCTTCAGCATCCGCTCCCCTTTCGGATTTAGAG CTACGCCAAGAATTCAGCCTGTGCCGCCTCTACAAGAAGCCAAAGTGCGACCGAGCATTTGATCGCCGCCCGTTGGGTGTTACTACAGTACGGCGAAGAATAGCACAACAGCCGCCACCGCAAGATAGCGTTCAGACGGCAGCAATGATATTACCGCAGCAGGATAATAATCCTCCCGCAAATAATATGTCCGGTGCCGGAAATAGCTCGCCGGCGTCGGGAGACGCCGTTATTCCTTCTAATAATGCCATGGGGACCCAAGTTTTTTGGGATAACTTGACACCTATATGGGATTGGGAAGACTGCTTCAATCTTCTTTGA